Proteins encoded in a region of the Osmerus mordax isolate fOsmMor3 chromosome 17, fOsmMor3.pri, whole genome shotgun sequence genome:
- the LOC136959956 gene encoding adipocyte plasma membrane-associated protein-like: MLGKKPLSVVLIAVTVGVYLIPSPIDPEPHTLEGPPPALEGPLAVNNRLQKGRRLFTGKLHGPESFTADENGNVYTGTVDGKLWRIGQDDSLTLITHMGQDIPECGSSSDYEPVCGRPHGVRLDSQGQLIVADSYLGLHSVDPQNGHKTLLLSNAQGADGVPFAFLNGLDISSQTGTIYFTDSSSRWGRRHVKLEVIELNRLGRLLAYEPGSGSVRVLLDSLYMPNGIALSPDEDFLLLAETSLGRILRYWLKGPKAGRKEVVMSNMIGYPDNIRRSDHGTFLVGITTTRFPRLLPPFLDMIAPYPAVKRFLAKVVPLSWYNVLLPSYGLVLELGLDAQLVGTLHDPDGSLTWAVSDAFQHRGRVYLGSTDLPFLPVLEEWS; encoded by the exons AT GTTGGGAAAGAAACCTTTATCAGTTGTCCTGATAGCAGTAACTGTGGGGGTATACCTCATACCCTCTCCTATTGACCCTGAACCACACAC ACTAGAAGGGCCCCCTCCTGCCCTTGAGGGCCCCTTGGCTGTAAATAACCGCCTACAAAAGGGCCGCAGACTGTTCACTGGAAAACTACATGGACCAGAGTCCTTCACTGCTGATGAAAATG GTAACGTTTACACAGGAACCGTGGATGGGAAGCTGTGGAGGATTGGCCAGGATGACAGCCTCACTCTCATCACCCATATGGGCCAGGACATCCCAGAGTGTG GCAGCAGTAGTGACTACGAGCCGGTGTGTGGCCGTCCCCATGGCGTCAGGTTGGACAGTCAGGGCCAGCTGATTGTGGCTGACTCCTACCTGGGCCTGCACAGTGTGGACCCCCAGAATGGACACAAGACTCTGCTGCTGTCCAACGCCCAAG GTGCTGACGGTGTCCCATTCGCTTTCCTCAACGGTCTGGACATCTCCTCCCAGACGGGAACCATCTACTTCACTGACTCCTCCAGTCGTTGGGGTCGCAGACACGTCAAACTGGAG GTGATCGAGCTGAACCGATTGGGTCGCCTCCTGGCCTATGAGCCGGGGTCTGGAAGCGTGCGTGTGCTGCTGGACTCTCTCTACATGCCCAACGGCATAGCGCTGTCTCCTGACGAGGACTTCCTGTTGCTGGCCGAAACCAGCCTGGGACGtatcctcag gTACTGGCTGAAGGGGCCCAAGGCTGGCAGAAAGGAAGTGGTCATGAGCAATATGATTGGTTACCCAGACAACATTCGCCGTAGTGACCATGGAACCTTCCTGGTTGGCATCACAACCACCCGGTTTCCACGGCTACTGCCTCCGTTCCTTGACATGATTGCCCCCTACCCGGCCGTCAAGCGCTTCCTGGCCAAG gtggtTCCTCTGAGCTGGTACAATGTTCTGCTGCCATCCTATGGCCTGGTTTTGGAGCTGGGACTGGACGCTCAGCTGGTGGGCACCCTCCATGACCCGGACGGAAGCCTCACCTGGGCCGTCAGCGACGCGTTCCAGCACCGCGGGAGGGTCTACTTGGGGAGCACCGACCTGCCTTTTCTGcctgtcctggaggagtggagcTAG
- the gnsa gene encoding N-acetylglucosamine-6-sulfatase, translated as MAWIHLRLPTFLNVLLICVTLLLNNQCVVAKTYRRPNIVLILTDDLDIAIGGLNPLIKTKKLIGDAGISFTNAFVASPLCCPSRASILTGKYPHNHHVINNTLEGNCSSLAWQKSQEPQTFPALLQTYAGYQTFFAGKYLNEYGNSDAGGIEHVPPGWDYWVGLERNSKYYNYTLSVNGKAKKHGQNYSTDYLTDVLANMSLDFLQYKSNYRPFFMMVSTPAPHSPWTAAPQYENSYPDIKAPRDPNFNVHGKDKHWLIRQAKTPMTNSSVEFLDEAFRKRWRTLLSVDDLVEKVMNRLEVRGELENTYVIFTSDNGYHTGQFSLPLDKRQLYEFDIKVPLMVRGPKIQANQTSPLLVANVDLGPTILDIAGYDINKTQMDGMSFLPVMQGQVNSSSWRTDILVEYEGEGSNVTDPACPLLGPGVSECFPDCVCEDSYNNTYACVRTVAPSANLQYCEFDDNEVFVEVYNVTADPFQLSNIAKSIDQEVLEKMNHRLMMLQSCSGQACRTPGVYDTRYKFDPRLMFGSHHPRLSRLRQVLK; from the exons ATGGCTTGGATTCACCTCCGTCTTCCGACCTTTTTGAATGTTCTCCTTATCTGCGTCACTTTGCTGTTAAACAACCAGTGTGTTGTTGCCAAGACATATCGCAGACCCAACATTGTTTTGATACTAACGGATGACTTGGACATAGCAATTGGCGGCTTG AATCCATTGATCAAGACCAAAAAACTTATTGGAGATGCTGGGATCTCATTCACGAACGCT tttGTGGCCAGCCCGCTGTGTTGCCCCAGCCGGGCCAGCATCTTGACGGGGAAGTATCCTCACAACCACCATGTCATCAACAACACTCTGGAGGGCAACTGCAGCAGCCTGGCCTGGCAGAAGAGCCAGGAGCCCCAGACCTTCCCTGCCCTGCTGCAGACCTACGCTGGCTACCAGACCTTCTTTGCTGGGAAGTACCTCAACGAG tacGGGAACTCTGATGCTGGTGGGATTGAGCATGTTCCTCCTGGCTGGGACTACTGGGTCGGCCTG GAGAGGAACTCAAAATACTACAACTATACTCTGTCGGTGAACGGGAAAGCTAAGAAGCATGGGCAGAACTACAGCACAGACTACCTGACAGACGTACTG gccaacaTGTCTCTAGACTTCTTACAGTACAAGTCCAACTACCGGCCGTTCTTCATGATGGTGTCCACGCcggccccccactccccctggaCAGCGGCCCCTCAGTATGAGAACAGTTACCCGGACATAAAGGCCCCCCGGGACCCCAACTTCAACGTCCATGGAAAG gaTAAGCACTGGTTGATCAGACAGGCCAAGACTCCCATGACCAATTCCTCAGTGGAGTTCCTGGATGAAGCTTTTAGGAAACG ATGGCGTACTCTCTTGTCAGTGGATGACCTGGTGGAGAAGGTGATGAACAGGCTGGAGGTCAGGGGAGAGCTGGAGAACACCTACGTCATATTCACCTCCGACAACGGCTACCacaccg gccagttctccctccccctggacaAGCGGCAGCTGTATGAGTTTGACATCAAGGTTCCTCTCATGGTCAGGGGCCCCAAGATCCAAGCCAACCAGACCAGCCCG CTGCTGGTGGCCAACGTAGACCTGGGACCCACCATCCTGGATATAGCGGGGTACGACATCAACAAGACCCAGATGGACGGCATGTCATTCCTGCCTGTCATG caggggcaggtgaacagcagcagctggaggactGACATCCTGGTGGAGtacgagggagaggggagcaacGTCACTGACCCAGCCTGTCCCCTGCTAGGCCCGGGGGTATCG gagTGTTTCCCAGACTGCGTGTGTGAGGACTCGTACAACAACACGTACGCCTGCGTGCGCACCGTCGCCCCCTCTGCAAACCTCCAGTATTGCGAGTTTGATGATAACGAG GTGTTTGTGGAGGTGTACAACGTGACAGCTGACCCCTTCCAGCTCAGCAACATTGCCAAGAGCATCGACCAGGAGGTCCTGGAGAAGATGAACCACAGGCTGATGATGCTGCAGTCCTGCTCTGGACAAGCCTGCAGGACGCCGGGGGTGTACGACACACG gtacAAGTTTGACCCCCGCCTCATGTTTGGCAGCCACCACCCTCGCCTCAGCAGACTGCGCCAAGTGCTGAAGTAA
- the tbc1d30 gene encoding TBC1 domain family member 30 produces the protein MASREVNGDELLEVDICDSVYSEAESGVFVNSAASFSDSFSAFQKWSATSSHGNATVSDCSNDTSSQTHCEQEVLNGSGNAEAEETGSYSDTEGQDENLKIPRTSIVDCLLVELYDTYSSNRRSVDSLDSSTEASSSDAFFGRSNTGSSFLQELQEKHTRRHQMNYLAQKAPEQLRWIIQEVKYRTGLQSTKLLRQLRRRDRLYHKLQKNYDIITACLQAVSQKRRVDTRLKFTLEPSLGKNGFQQWYDALKAVARLPTGIPKEWRKRVWLTLADQYLHSISIDWEKTLRFAFNERSNPDDDSLGIQIVKDLHRTGCSSYCGQEGEQDRVVLKRVLLAYARWNKTVGYCQGFNVLAALILEVTEGSESDALKVMIYLIDKVLPESYFANNLRALSVDMAVFRDLLRLKLPRLSQHLHHLQKAANREAGGSYEPPLTNVFTMQWFLTMFATCLPPATVLKIWDSVFFEGSEVLLRVALAIWERLGERIEYCQTADEFYSTMGCLTQEMLEHSLIEPTDMMQEVYSMAVFPFPQLAELREKYTYNITPFPTSVKANGSSGLGGWDSDDDADMDEEDSVVTALGCLGPLGGLLAPELQRYQKHLKDQSNIGELSPGAVGAGVAGRAEHRAAINSMMEERMSTDIWALKKQYCRIKRRQQQQATQVYIRTGPGLTTTPGVPQDPPTSPKHDKCPATSVLASQLNPSSPVVNHLLLGRRPRTSRASLTHGPPSPGLRPAALPQSPASSPSRPQAQSSPGQMGSPWRAHVRAHRRNVARARAQLGFGDPEDQEEVGEEPGICDRRSSEKGGEKRGGGGGGEAEEEEERKEVEVEEERREVSPLPLSPSQSSLAGAGEEVGEVEEGLASLELEIGVGPAPPTETEPIAALVVPPFVPEATAELGPPPAIPILPPPPSTRRRESDSSGSESGRRSLRRSPSTPLTFSSIPLPLSSSPSTPHALSSSASSTPQRLPSSPSTPSLSPDPPFGLPSAPTASYPCTPTSLEAAPHPSRPLAQQGVFSPFPCVKQPRKSPAARNLGLYGPTPRTPTVHFPQLSLGRSSASATTRRR, from the exons ATGGCGTCCCGTGAAGTAAACGGGGATGAACTTTTAGAAGTTGACATTTGCGACAGTGTCTACTCTGAAGCGGAAAGCGGAGTTTTTGTCAACTCAGCTGCGTCTTTCTCGGATagcttctccgcctttcagaaatgGAGTGCCACATCAAGTCACGGCAACGCCACCGTGTCTGACTGCTCAAATGACACATCATCCCAAACTCATTGCGAACAGGAGGTCCTGAATGGAAGTGGCAACGCAGAAGCAGAGGAAACTGGCAGCTATTCTGATACTGAGGGCCAGGACGAGAACCTCAAAATCCCGCGCACCTCAATCGTGGACTGTCTGCTAGTGGAGCTATATGACACCTACAGCAGCAACAGGAGAAGCGTGGACAGCCTGGACAGCTCCACGGAAGCTTCCAGCTCCGATGCCTTCTTTGGCCGCAGTAACACGGGTTCCAGCTTCCTTCAAGAGCTGCAGGAGAAGCACACCAGGCGGCACCAGATGAACTACCTAGCTCAGAAAG cccCGGAGCAGCTGCGCTGGATCATCCAGGAGGTGAAGTACCGCACCGGTCTGCAGTCCACCAAGCTGCTGCGTCAGCTGAGAAGACGAGACCGCCTCTACCACAAGCTCCAGAAGAACTACGACATCATCACCGCCTGCCTGCAGGCCGTCTCCCAGAAGAGAc GAGTCGACACAAGGCTGAAGTTTACCTTAGAACCCTCGCTGGGCAAAAATGGCTTCCAGCAG TGGTACGATGCCCTCAAGGCCGTGGCCAGGCTGCCGACAGGCATCCCAaaagagtggaggaagagg GTTTGGCTGACCCTGGCCGACCAGTACCTCCACAGTATCTCCATAGACTGGGAGAAGACGCTCCGCTTTGCTTTTAACGAGCGCAGTAACCCTGACGATGACTCCCTCGGCATCCAGATTGTCAAG GACCTCCATAGGACAGGCTGCAGTTCCTACTGCggccaggagggggagcaggaccGGGTGGTGCTGAAGCGGGTGTTGCTGGCGTACGCTCGCTGGAACAAGACTGTGGGCTACTGCCAGGGCTTCAACGTTCTGGCCGCCCTCATCCTGGAGGTGACGGAGGGCAGCGAGAGTGACGCGCTCAAG gTGATGATCTACCTGATAGACAAGGTGTTACCGGAGAGCTACTTTGCCAACAACCTGCGTGCTCTGTCAGTGGACATGGCCGTGTTTAGAGACCTGCTGAGGCTCAAGCTGCCCCGCCTCTCACAGCACCTGCACCACCTGCAGAAAGCAGCCAACCGCGAGGCCGGAg gcagcTATGAGCCGCCCCTGACCAACGTGTTCACCATGCAGTGGTTCCTCACCATGTTCGCCACCTGCCTGCCCCCGGCCACCGTGCTGAAGATCTGGGACTCGGTGTTCTTCGAGGGCTCCGAGGTCCTGCTGAGGGTGGCCCTGGCCATCTGGGAGCGGCTGGGCGA gaggatcGAGTACTGCCAGACAGCTGATGAGTTCTACAGCACCATGGGGTGTCTGACGCAGGAGATGCTGGAACACAGCCTCATAGAGCCCACTGACATGATGCAG GAAGTGTACTCCATGGCCGTGTTCCCCTTCCCCCAGCTGGCTGAGCTCAGAGAGAAGTACACCTACAACATCACTCCCTTCCCCACCTCCGTCAAGGCCAATGGCAg CagtgggctgggaggctgggataGTGATGACGATGCTGACATGGATGAAGAGGACTCTGTGGTGACGGCTCTGGGCTGCCTGGGGCCCCTGGGGGGCTTGCTAGCCCCCGAGCTCCAGAGATACCAGAAACACCTCAAAG accAGAGCAACATTGGGGAGCTGAGCCCGGGTgcggtgggggcgggggtggcGGGCAGGGCGGAGCACCGCGCCGCCATCAACAGTATGATGGAGGAACGCATGAGCACGGATATCTGGGCCCTGAAGAAGCAGTACTGTCGCATCAAGAGACGGCAACAGCAGCAGGCCACCCAGGTCTACATACgcacag GACCTGGACTGACCACAACCCCCGGGGTCCCCCAAGAtccccccaccagccccaaacATG ACAAGTGCCCCGCCACCAGTGTCCTGGCCTCCCAGCTGAATCCCTCCTCCCCAGTGGTCAACCACCTCCTCCTGGGTCGTAGGCCCCGCACCTCCAGGGCCAGCCTCACACACGGACCCCCCTCGCCGGGGCTCAGGCCTGCAGCCCTGccccagtccccagcctcctccccctcccggcCCCAGGCCCAGTCCAGCCCCGGCCAGATGGGCTCCCCCTGGCGGGCCCACGTACGCGCCCACCGCAGGAACGTTGCCAGGGCACGCGCTCAGCTGGGCTTTGGAGACCCGGAGGatcaggaggaggtgggggaggagcctgggaTATGCGACAGACGGTCGTccgagaagggaggggagaagagaggtggcgggggggggggagaggctgaggaggaggaggagaggaaggaggtggaagtggaggaggaaaggagggaggtcaGCCCTCTGCCTTTGTCTCCTTCCCAAAGCTCCTTggcgggagcaggagaggaggtgggggaagtggaggaggggctCGCCTCTCTGGAGCTGGAGATCGGAGTGGGACCCGCCCCTCCCACAGAGACTGAGCCAATCGCAGCCCTGGTGGTGCCCCCCTTTGTCCCCGAGGCCACAGCAGAACTGGGACCGCCGCCCGCCATCCCCATCCTGCCCCCACCGCCGTCGACACGCCGCCGCGAGTCCGACTCCTCCGGCTCCGAGAGCGGCCGCCGCTCCCTCCGccgctccccctccacccccctcaccttctcctccatccccttacctctctcctcttccccctccaccccccacgccctctcctcctccgcctcctccaccccgcagcgcctcccctcctccccctccacccccagcctctccccagatcCGCCCTTTGgcctcccctccgcccccacTGCCTCCTACCCctgcacccccacctccctggaggcggccccccatccctcccggCCCCTGGCCCAGCAGGGAGTCTTCTCTCCGTTCCCCTGCGTCAAGCAGCCCCGCAAGTCACCGGCCGCCCGCAACCTCGGCCTGTACGGCCCCACTCCCCGCACCCCGACCGTCCACTTCCCCCAGCTCAGCCTCGGCCGCAGTAGCGCCTCCGCCACCACCAGGAGGCGCTGA